From a region of the Paenibacillus sp. FSL R10-2734 genome:
- a CDS encoding GNAT family N-acetyltransferase, whose protein sequence is MQLRLIKPTELDQAALLADSIFREPGATSMQELFPLIFRPGLSHSYAAVAEDGKVAAFMGLVPSTLKTGDALLNVFSIGAVCTDPAFRGQGLAGQLLEKCQSHAAEAGASLIFVSGDRSLYTRAGCVPFGGTQFAELNASSAQVLAAAAGEEWTLRPMQPGDFFAVYRLLNECEAGHVYSPGELALLLGTEAYAGAMGLAQRTLVAVRDGSIEGFAAVAVPAADVPSPSSATAVEWAGQPSAVAALLAKAALCGGVGALQVPVPWQERSLLALLRDAGASLSAGANSGTVCIADREALLRQTEGCRKGLDLSSVQDDRS, encoded by the coding sequence TCTGCTCGCAGATTCCATCTTTCGTGAACCGGGTGCCACTTCAATGCAAGAACTGTTTCCACTTATTTTCCGCCCTGGACTCAGTCATTCCTACGCCGCTGTTGCCGAGGACGGAAAGGTTGCAGCTTTCATGGGACTCGTCCCCTCAACGCTCAAGACTGGAGATGCTCTCCTGAACGTATTCTCCATAGGCGCAGTCTGCACCGATCCGGCTTTTCGTGGCCAAGGACTAGCCGGTCAGCTTCTGGAGAAGTGCCAGAGCCACGCTGCGGAAGCTGGGGCATCGCTGATTTTTGTCTCGGGTGACCGTTCACTGTACACCCGAGCGGGTTGCGTACCGTTCGGAGGTACGCAATTTGCCGAGCTGAACGCAAGCTCGGCTCAGGTACTTGCAGCCGCAGCAGGGGAAGAATGGACGCTGCGGCCAATGCAGCCGGGCGACTTCTTCGCCGTCTACCGGCTGCTGAATGAATGCGAAGCCGGACATGTATACAGTCCGGGTGAGCTGGCGCTGCTGCTGGGTACCGAGGCTTACGCGGGTGCGATGGGCTTAGCCCAGCGCACACTCGTAGCCGTTCGGGACGGCAGCATCGAGGGGTTCGCCGCGGTGGCTGTGCCAGCGGCGGATGTGCCGTCGCCGAGCTCGGCGACGGCGGTGGAATGGGCCGGCCAGCCAAGCGCGGTAGCGGCGCTGCTGGCCAAGGCGGCTTTGTGCGGCGGCGTTGGCGCGCTGCAAGTGCCTGTGCCGTGGCAGGAGCGCAGCCTGCTCGCGCTCCTGCGTGACGCCGGCGCCAGCTTAAGCGCCGGCGCGAACAGCGGGACGGTCTGCATCGCAGACAGGGAAGCGCTTTTGCGGCAGACCGAAGGATGCCGCAAGGGCCTCGACTTGTCGTCCGTGCAGGACGACAGGAGCTGA